The following are from one region of the Paenibacillus bovis genome:
- the rpoZ gene encoding DNA-directed RNA polymerase subunit omega: MLYPSIDEMMNKVDSKYSLVVAASRRARQLRDGSKSELHDPRSHKYVGVALEEIYNDNIKIERRTEAELEQSDRENK, encoded by the coding sequence ATGTTATATCCTTCTATTGATGAAATGATGAACAAAGTAGACAGCAAGTATTCCCTCGTTGTAGCAGCTTCCCGTCGTGCAAGACAACTGCGCGATGGCAGCAAAAGCGAACTGCATGATCCACGTTCCCACAAATATGTAGGTGTGGCATTGGAAGAAATCTACAATGACAACATCAAAATCGAGCGCAGAACCGAAGCCGAGCTGGAGCAAAGTGATCGCGAAAACAAATAA
- the priA gene encoding primosomal protein N' produces MSRIAQVIVDVPSRGTDRPFDYIIPESMQGWLEIGSRVGVPFGPRTLQGFVVGLSMESDTPAVKLKPIKELLDLTPPLSEDLVELSEWMSARYACHRITALQVMLPAALKGKAERYIRVTDRSEWAERGSNLQRDPDELVLFESADELTDMEAQIVAHIQKQQEVRMEHLTRKFASHADVIKQLLQRGVLSESRSIRDKVQKKTIRTVSLHLPEDEIRTIIEEFPAKARRQKEVLTFIADTGGEIPLKDIMTVLGVTAGTVKSLADKGYIVIRDMEVFRDPYKNHSFAPSQPFVLTDEQQMVYNAIVQRLDTRTEGEFLVHGITGSGKTEVYLQSIQRVIEQDRQAIMLVPEIALTPQMVERFKSRFGDHVAVMHSRLSSGERYDEWRKIREGQALVAIGARSAIFAPFANLGLIIMDEEHETSYKQEESPKYHARDVAVHRAHQHGAVVILGSATPSLESYHAARSQSSDEFNPALLEIHGRALGSELPEVHIVDMREELKEGNRSMFSRPLHQAIEDRLEKKQQIVLLLNRRGHSTFVMCRTCGYVAECPNCDISLTFHQRSNNLRCHYCGHAQPAPEICPECGSEHIRYFGTGTQRVEEELAKLFPGIRVVRMDVDTTTQKGSHEKLLNQFRDKQADLLLGTQMVAKGLDFPDVTLVGVIAADSALHLPDFRAAEKTFQLLTQVAGRAGRHHLPGEVIVQTYNPDHYSVVHASRHDYASFVREELKHRQVLSYPPYCRLALITFSHEKLPLLVRIAENYVQMVKDHSHKLGWLGSLERFSAEALDVLGPVASPIPRLKNRYRFQCMIKWRGDMDVARLAEHISEQLQDSVRDKDLQISIDVDPQVLM; encoded by the coding sequence ATGAGCAGGATTGCCCAGGTCATTGTCGATGTACCCAGCCGGGGTACCGATCGGCCGTTTGATTATATTATTCCCGAATCCATGCAAGGCTGGCTGGAGATCGGGAGCCGAGTAGGCGTTCCTTTTGGTCCGCGCACTCTGCAGGGATTTGTCGTGGGGTTGAGTATGGAATCGGATACTCCCGCGGTCAAGCTCAAGCCGATCAAAGAGCTGCTCGATCTAACTCCTCCTTTGTCCGAGGATCTGGTCGAGCTGTCGGAATGGATGAGTGCGCGTTATGCGTGCCATCGGATTACTGCACTCCAGGTTATGCTGCCTGCTGCTCTCAAAGGCAAAGCGGAACGTTATATCCGGGTAACTGATCGTTCGGAATGGGCAGAACGCGGGTCGAATCTGCAGCGTGATCCGGATGAACTGGTTTTGTTTGAAAGTGCAGATGAACTGACGGATATGGAAGCGCAGATTGTTGCACATATCCAGAAGCAGCAGGAAGTTCGGATGGAACATCTAACCCGCAAGTTCGCCAGTCACGCGGATGTGATCAAGCAGCTACTGCAGCGCGGCGTATTATCTGAGAGCCGCAGCATTCGCGATAAAGTACAGAAAAAAACAATCCGTACCGTATCCCTGCATTTGCCCGAAGACGAGATTCGTACCATTATCGAAGAATTCCCGGCCAAAGCACGGCGTCAAAAAGAAGTGCTTACCTTTATCGCAGATACCGGTGGCGAGATTCCGCTCAAGGATATTATGACCGTACTCGGCGTAACCGCAGGCACAGTCAAATCGCTGGCAGACAAAGGTTATATTGTTATCCGTGATATGGAAGTATTCCGTGATCCGTACAAAAACCACAGCTTTGCACCGAGCCAGCCGTTTGTGCTAACAGATGAACAGCAGATGGTCTACAATGCTATTGTTCAGCGCCTGGATACACGCACTGAAGGAGAATTTCTTGTACACGGTATTACAGGGAGCGGCAAGACCGAAGTCTACTTGCAATCGATCCAGCGTGTGATTGAGCAGGATCGCCAGGCGATTATGCTCGTGCCCGAGATTGCTCTGACTCCCCAAATGGTAGAGCGCTTCAAAAGCCGTTTCGGCGATCATGTCGCGGTGATGCACAGCCGTCTATCCAGTGGAGAGCGTTATGATGAATGGCGCAAAATCCGCGAAGGTCAGGCACTCGTGGCGATTGGTGCGCGTTCGGCGATTTTTGCTCCTTTTGCCAATCTGGGTCTGATTATTATGGATGAAGAGCATGAGACTTCCTACAAGCAGGAAGAGAGCCCCAAATATCATGCCCGCGACGTAGCAGTACATCGTGCTCATCAGCATGGAGCGGTTGTGATTCTGGGTTCGGCGACGCCTTCACTGGAAAGCTACCATGCAGCCCGTTCCCAGAGCAGCGACGAATTCAATCCGGCACTGCTGGAAATTCACGGACGGGCGCTGGGAAGCGAGCTGCCCGAAGTTCATATCGTCGATATGCGCGAAGAGCTCAAGGAAGGCAATCGTTCGATGTTCAGCCGCCCTCTGCATCAGGCGATCGAAGATCGTCTGGAGAAAAAGCAGCAGATTGTACTGCTGCTGAACCGCCGCGGTCATTCGACCTTTGTCATGTGCCGTACATGCGGCTATGTAGCAGAATGTCCCAACTGCGATATTTCCCTCACGTTCCACCAGCGTTCCAACAATCTGCGTTGCCATTACTGTGGGCATGCACAGCCGGCACCTGAGATCTGCCCGGAATGTGGCAGCGAGCATATCCGTTACTTTGGTACAGGGACGCAGCGGGTGGAGGAAGAACTGGCCAAACTGTTCCCGGGCATCCGCGTCGTACGTATGGATGTGGATACCACTACACAAAAAGGCTCGCATGAGAAGCTGCTGAACCAGTTCAGGGATAAGCAGGCAGATCTGCTGCTCGGTACGCAGATGGTCGCCAAAGGACTGGATTTTCCGGATGTAACACTGGTCGGCGTTATTGCTGCCGATTCGGCGCTGCATCTGCCGGATTTCCGTGCTGCGGAGAAAACATTCCAGCTGCTTACCCAGGTAGCCGGACGAGCGGGGCGACACCATTTACCCGGTGAAGTTATCGTGCAGACGTATAATCCCGATCATTACTCGGTTGTCCATGCCAGCCGTCACGATTATGCATCCTTTGTACGTGAGGAGCTCAAGCATCGCCAGGTGCTCAGCTATCCGCCGTACTGCCGACTGGCACTGATTACCTTTTCCCATGAAAAGCTGCCGCTGCTCGTGCGGATTGCGGAAAATTATGTGCAGATGGTCAAGGATCATTCGCATAAGCTGGGCTGGCTCGGTAGTCTGGAGCGTTTCTCCGCCGAAGCGCTGGATGTACTGGGACCTGTCGCTTCCCCGATTCCGAGACTGAAAAATAGATACAGATTCCAATGTATGATAAAATGGCGTGGAGATATGGACGTTGCCCGGCTGGCAGAGCATATATCGGAGCAGCTTCAGGACAGCGTACGGGATAAGGATCTTCAGATCAGTATCGACGTAGACCCACAGGTATTGATGTAA
- the coaBC gene encoding bifunctional phosphopantothenoylcysteine decarboxylase/phosphopantothenate--cysteine ligase CoaBC: protein MLRGKKIVLGITGGIAAYKAAALCSGLVKQGADVHVIMTESASKFITELTLQTLSRNPVHIDTFDERNPEVVTHIHLADLADLVLIAPATANTISKMTLGLADDMLSSMLLATTAPIMVAPAMNVHMYQHPAIIQNMNTLVNRGVLMIEPGEGMLACGYVGKGRLEEPETIIRVVNDFFAAQQQREAMRQLLAGRKVTVTAGGTIERIDPVRYITNDSSGKMGIAVARAAHAMGAEVRLIAGSIQVPLPEGIDTVQVQSAQDMYEAVLGEWNHTDIMVQTAAVADYRPKTVHATKMKKKDDDLVLELEKTVDILESLGQRKQHQFLIGFAAETNNVDEYAMDKVKRKNCDLLVANDVTKAGAGFGTDTNKVQIYDAGGLVEDLPLMSKDEVAFQLLQIAAGRLNGVSAS, encoded by the coding sequence ATGCTACGAGGTAAAAAGATCGTACTCGGTATTACAGGTGGTATTGCAGCCTACAAAGCAGCTGCGCTGTGCAGTGGTCTGGTGAAGCAGGGAGCGGATGTACATGTCATCATGACGGAATCGGCTTCCAAATTTATTACAGAGCTGACGCTGCAGACGCTTTCCCGTAATCCGGTTCATATTGATACATTTGACGAACGTAATCCGGAAGTAGTAACACATATCCATCTGGCCGATCTGGCCGATCTGGTGCTGATCGCGCCGGCGACAGCCAATACCATTTCCAAAATGACACTCGGTCTGGCAGACGATATGCTCTCTTCCATGCTGCTGGCAACTACGGCTCCGATTATGGTCGCTCCGGCAATGAATGTACACATGTACCAGCATCCGGCGATTATTCAGAACATGAATACACTGGTCAACCGTGGTGTACTGATGATCGAACCGGGCGAAGGCATGCTTGCCTGCGGATACGTGGGTAAAGGTCGTCTGGAAGAACCCGAGACGATTATTCGTGTCGTTAACGATTTCTTTGCTGCCCAGCAGCAGCGTGAAGCGATGCGTCAGCTGCTGGCTGGACGCAAAGTAACGGTAACTGCAGGAGGCACTATAGAGCGGATAGATCCTGTACGTTATATTACCAATGATTCTTCCGGCAAAATGGGCATAGCCGTCGCTCGCGCTGCACATGCGATGGGCGCAGAGGTACGGCTGATCGCTGGTTCTATACAGGTGCCGCTTCCAGAAGGAATCGATACCGTACAGGTGCAATCGGCACAGGATATGTACGAAGCTGTACTGGGAGAGTGGAATCATACTGATATTATGGTTCAGACTGCTGCAGTTGCCGATTATCGTCCCAAGACTGTACATGCTACCAAAATGAAGAAAAAAGACGATGATCTGGTACTTGAGCTCGAAAAAACAGTTGATATTCTGGAAAGTCTTGGTCAGCGCAAACAGCATCAGTTTTTGATCGGCTTTGCTGCAGAAACGAATAATGTGGACGAATATGCGATGGACAAAGTAAAACGCAAAAATTGTGATCTACTGGTAGCTAACGATGTAACCAAAGCTGGAGCAGGCTTTGGTACCGATACGAATAAAGTACAGATTTATGATGCTGGAGGACTGGTTGAAGATCTGCCGCTGATGAGCAAGGATGAGGTGGCGTTCCAACTGCTGCAGATCGCTGCAGGCCGGTTAAATGGGGTGTCTGCTTCATGA
- a CDS encoding YicC/YloC family endoribonuclease, with protein MSFSMTGYGQSAVQYGGYKIQIEVKSVNHRYCEVMLRLPREWAGLEDTLRKLVQSRLKRGRIDVFVNKEQDGGEQAALKLDQAAVRSYIQAARELQQFGELEGRLDINQLLSLPGVMTVQENGNDDDPEQWRELLEQGLGEALTGLLEMRVREGRHLAEDLRGRLDHLQQIYAEMRRLAPTVVEEHRVRLRQRLSELQDGSFHWDESRVGMEIAIFADRSNIDEELTRLASHFEQFRNLLHTDEPIGRKMDFLLQEMNREVNTIGSKANHLALVNHVVEMKAELEKIREQAANLE; from the coding sequence ATGTCATTCAGTATGACCGGATACGGTCAGTCCGCCGTTCAATATGGCGGCTACAAAATCCAGATTGAAGTCAAATCCGTCAATCACCGCTACTGTGAAGTGATGCTCCGGCTGCCCCGCGAATGGGCTGGCCTGGAAGACACGCTGCGCAAACTGGTACAAAGCCGGCTAAAGCGGGGACGGATTGATGTGTTTGTAAACAAGGAGCAGGATGGCGGCGAACAGGCAGCACTGAAGCTGGATCAGGCAGCAGTCCGATCCTATATTCAGGCAGCCCGCGAGCTCCAGCAGTTCGGGGAACTGGAAGGTCGGCTGGATATCAATCAGCTGCTGTCGCTGCCCGGGGTCATGACCGTTCAGGAGAATGGGAACGATGATGATCCGGAGCAGTGGAGAGAGCTACTGGAGCAAGGTCTAGGCGAAGCGCTGACAGGCCTGCTTGAGATGCGTGTCAGAGAAGGCCGTCATCTGGCGGAAGATCTGCGCGGAAGGCTTGATCATCTGCAGCAGATTTACGCCGAGATGCGCCGTTTGGCGCCTACAGTCGTAGAAGAGCATCGTGTCCGGCTGCGTCAGCGTCTGTCCGAACTGCAGGACGGAAGTTTTCACTGGGATGAATCCCGGGTGGGGATGGAAATCGCCATTTTCGCGGATCGTTCCAATATTGACGAGGAATTGACACGTCTGGCGAGTCATTTTGAACAGTTCAGAAATCTTCTGCATACCGATGAGCCGATCGGGCGAAAAATGGATTTCTTGCTTCAGGAAATGAACCGGGAAGTGAACACCATTGGTTCCAAAGCTAATCATCTGGCTCTAGTTAACCATGTCGTCGAGATGAAAGCGGAGCTGGAAAAAATCCGTGAACAAGCCGCCAATTTGGAATGA
- the gmk gene encoding guanylate kinase encodes MSKGLLFVLSGPSGVGKGTVSAELRIRKPELIYSVSATTRQPRTGEVDGVNYFFKTHDEFKKMIDNDMLLEYAEYVGNHYGTPRDFVDRTLEAGNDIFLEIEVQGALKVMEKFPEGVFIFLTPPSFEELQNRLQNRGTETMDTINNRMTVAADELEMMKHYDYSVVNDEIDLACKRIESIIIAEHCKIRK; translated from the coding sequence ATGTCTAAGGGATTATTATTTGTATTATCCGGTCCGTCCGGTGTGGGTAAAGGAACCGTAAGCGCAGAACTGCGTATTCGCAAGCCTGAGCTGATTTATTCGGTATCGGCGACGACTCGTCAGCCGCGAACCGGCGAAGTCGATGGAGTGAACTATTTCTTCAAGACACATGATGAGTTCAAAAAGATGATTGATAACGATATGCTGCTGGAATATGCGGAATATGTAGGTAATCATTATGGAACGCCGCGTGATTTTGTGGATAGAACGCTTGAGGCAGGTAATGATATTTTCCTGGAAATTGAAGTACAGGGCGCATTGAAAGTGATGGAGAAGTTTCCGGAGGGCGTATTTATTTTCCTGACACCTCCATCATTTGAAGAGCTGCAGAATCGTCTGCAAAATCGGGGAACCGAGACGATGGATACGATCAACAATCGTATGACCGTTGCTGCGGATGAACTCGAAATGATGAAGCATTACGATTATTCGGTAGTAAATGACGAGATTGATCTGGCGTGCAAGCGTATCGAGAGCATTATTATTGCCGAGCATTGCAAGATCCGCAAATAA
- a CDS encoding bifunctional homocysteine S-methyltransferase/methylenetetrahydrofolate reductase, which yields MKPDLRSRWTDGVIVGDGAMGTYLYQLGFPVGISYEELNLLSPHIIEDVHRQYVTAGAEMLETNTFSANHEKLAKYGLEHKVEEINRAGVRIARQAAGDQAYVVGSVGAIREGKRSNTPLPQLRKYFREQLNAILEEGVDGILLETFFELEELAVALKQVRKLTDIPVICQLTVEDAVRTLDGYSLPDAFAILTEAGADMVGLNCRVGPNGTMRALEYVRGKVSLPLSVYPDAGVASYVDGEYRYKAKPSYFGQSSVRLAELGARVIGGCCGTTPKHIAAIARALADYVPAPLDFSNVQVPSPQISITMEKDILGGWGSDRDDVPPTLVELVKERPTVIVELDPPRDLDITGFMAGAEALKKAGADAVTMADNSLAVTRMSNMALAHLVQRETGLRPLVHVTCRDRNMIGNQSHMMGLNALGVDHILAVTGDPSKFGDLPGASSVYDMTSFDMIRMIKQLNEGIAFSGKVLKHRARFVVGAAFNPNVKHLDKAVQRLEKKIAAGADYVMTQPVYDEHLIREMHEATKHLSVPVFIGIMPLASGRNAEYLHNEVPGIQLPDHIRGRMAGLEGPEARQTGVAIARELLDVALEYFNGIYIMTPFMLYDMSAQLTEYVWAKAKQRPNPLFHGK from the coding sequence ATGAAGCCGGATTTGCGATCAAGATGGACAGACGGTGTTATTGTAGGCGACGGAGCAATGGGAACCTATTTATATCAGCTGGGATTCCCGGTAGGCATTTCCTATGAGGAGCTGAACCTGCTGAGTCCGCATATTATTGAGGATGTGCACCGCCAGTATGTCACTGCAGGAGCAGAGATGCTGGAGACGAATACCTTTTCTGCGAATCACGAGAAGCTCGCCAAATACGGGCTTGAACATAAAGTGGAAGAAATTAATCGTGCAGGGGTGCGCATTGCCCGTCAGGCTGCTGGCGACCAGGCTTATGTCGTGGGTTCGGTCGGCGCAATTCGCGAAGGCAAGCGCTCCAATACACCACTACCACAGCTGCGCAAATATTTCAGGGAACAGCTGAATGCGATACTGGAAGAAGGCGTGGATGGCATTCTGCTGGAGACGTTTTTTGAGCTGGAAGAGCTGGCTGTTGCGCTGAAGCAGGTACGCAAGCTGACCGATATTCCGGTCATTTGCCAGCTGACGGTAGAGGATGCGGTGCGTACATTGGATGGCTACAGTCTGCCGGATGCTTTTGCTATTCTGACAGAAGCAGGAGCAGATATGGTCGGTCTGAACTGCCGTGTAGGCCCCAATGGTACCATGCGTGCGCTGGAATATGTACGCGGCAAAGTATCATTGCCGCTGTCTGTGTATCCGGATGCGGGTGTAGCCAGCTATGTGGATGGTGAATACCGCTATAAGGCGAAGCCTTCGTATTTTGGTCAAAGTTCGGTTCGTCTGGCAGAATTGGGCGCCAGAGTAATCGGCGGCTGCTGCGGAACAACGCCAAAGCATATTGCCGCGATTGCGCGTGCGCTGGCTGATTATGTGCCTGCACCACTCGACTTTTCGAATGTGCAGGTTCCTTCGCCGCAGATCAGTATTACGATGGAAAAGGATATTCTCGGCGGCTGGGGCTCTGATCGTGATGATGTGCCGCCTACGCTGGTTGAGCTGGTCAAAGAACGACCAACAGTGATTGTGGAACTTGATCCGCCGCGTGATCTAGATATTACAGGGTTTATGGCTGGAGCCGAAGCGCTCAAAAAAGCCGGAGCCGATGCGGTGACGATGGCGGATAATTCACTGGCGGTTACGCGGATGAGCAATATGGCGCTGGCTCATCTGGTTCAGCGGGAGACCGGACTGCGTCCGCTCGTGCATGTCACATGCCGGGATCGCAATATGATTGGCAACCAATCGCATATGATGGGACTGAATGCACTGGGTGTGGATCATATCCTTGCCGTCACAGGTGATCCATCCAAATTCGGTGATCTGCCGGGAGCAAGCTCGGTCTACGATATGACTTCATTTGATATGATCCGAATGATCAAACAGCTCAATGAGGGTATCGCCTTTTCGGGCAAAGTGCTCAAACACCGGGCGCGCTTTGTTGTTGGAGCTGCCTTTAACCCGAATGTGAAGCATCTGGACAAAGCCGTGCAGCGTCTGGAAAAGAAAATCGCTGCAGGCGCCGATTATGTCATGACCCAGCCGGTCTATGACGAGCATCTAATTCGTGAGATGCATGAAGCGACCAAGCATCTGAGCGTACCTGTTTTTATCGGTATTATGCCGCTGGCCAGCGGGCGCAATGCGGAATACCTGCATAATGAGGTTCCGGGGATTCAGCTGCCTGACCATATTCGCGGCCGTATGGCTGGTCTGGAAGGACCGGAGGCGAGACAAACAGGTGTCGCTATCGCCCGCGAGCTGCTGGATGTGGCCCTGGAGTATTTTAACGGAATTTATATCATGACTCCATTTATGCTGTATGATATGAGCGCGCAGCTTACAGAATATGTATGGGCAAAAGCAAAGCAGCGTCCGAACCCCTTGTTTCATGGTAAATAA
- the fmt gene encoding methionyl-tRNA formyltransferase: MKIAFMGTPDFAVASLNVLLEEGLNVVCVVTQPDRPQGRKKVLTPTPVKAAALEHGLPVLQPQRMRSPEAVAQLAAYEPDLIVTAAYGQILPKAVLELPRLGCVNIHGSLLPKYRGGAPIQRSIINGETVTGITLMYMAEGLDTGDMISRLEVPITDEDTSGTLFAKMSEAGAVLLRQELPRLLQGPLEAEAQDDEQATYAPNLTRDDEKIDWSKNSRAIYNQIRGLVPFAGGFTLWNDEVFKVWKTLHPDPSASLPAGAADAVPGTVVDIGAEGITVRTGDGVITLTEVQPAGKKALRAADFVRGTSLTKGTVFQ, translated from the coding sequence ATTAAAATTGCATTTATGGGAACACCTGATTTTGCTGTAGCCAGCCTGAACGTGTTGCTGGAAGAAGGCCTGAACGTGGTCTGTGTAGTCACGCAACCGGATCGTCCGCAAGGACGCAAAAAAGTACTGACGCCTACTCCGGTCAAAGCAGCAGCGCTGGAGCACGGACTGCCTGTTCTTCAGCCGCAGCGTATGCGCAGTCCCGAAGCGGTAGCTCAACTGGCTGCTTATGAACCGGATCTGATTGTAACTGCTGCCTATGGACAGATTCTGCCCAAAGCGGTGCTGGAGCTGCCTCGTCTGGGCTGTGTCAATATTCATGGTTCCTTGCTGCCCAAATACCGCGGTGGAGCACCTATTCAGCGTTCTATTATTAACGGAGAGACCGTAACCGGTATTACGCTGATGTACATGGCGGAAGGACTGGATACCGGAGATATGATTTCCCGTCTGGAAGTTCCGATTACCGATGAAGATACCTCAGGAACATTGTTTGCCAAAATGAGTGAAGCCGGGGCGGTACTGCTACGTCAGGAACTGCCGCGTCTGCTGCAAGGACCGCTTGAAGCGGAAGCGCAGGACGATGAGCAGGCGACATATGCGCCTAACCTGACACGGGACGATGAGAAAATTGACTGGTCGAAAAACAGCCGTGCTATTTATAACCAGATTCGCGGACTTGTACCTTTTGCCGGTGGATTCACCCTCTGGAATGATGAAGTATTCAAAGTATGGAAAACCCTCCACCCTGATCCATCGGCTTCGTTGCCTGCAGGTGCGGCAGACGCTGTGCCGGGTACAGTCGTGGACATAGGAGCCGAAGGCATTACCGTGCGTACGGGAGATGGCGTTATTACATTGACCGAAGTGCAGCCAGCAGGTAAAAAAGCACTGCGCGCAGCAGATTTTGTACGCGGCACATCCCTGACCAAAGGCACGGTGTTCCAGTGA
- the remA gene encoding extracellular matrix/biofilm regulator RemA, translating to MAIKLINIGFGNIVSANRIISIVSPESAPIKRIIQEARDRHMLIDATYGRRTRAVIITDSDHVILSAVQPETVAHRLSLKDDDNDE from the coding sequence ATGGCAATCAAACTTATCAATATTGGTTTTGGTAATATTGTATCAGCGAACCGGATTATCTCAATCGTAAGCCCGGAATCCGCGCCAATCAAACGTATTATTCAGGAAGCGCGTGATCGTCATATGCTGATCGATGCCACCTACGGAAGACGTACCCGTGCGGTTATCATCACAGACAGCGATCATGTTATCCTGTCGGCTGTACAGCCGGAGACTGTAGCACATCGTCTGTCTCTCAAAGACGACGATAACGACGAATAA
- the def gene encoding peptide deformylase, with the protein MAIRIIVKEPDEVLHKKAKEVTKITPNVQKLLTDMADTMYDADGVGLAAPQVGILKRAIVVDVGDDHGLIELINPEIVSSSGEQFGSEGCLSIPALNGEVRRAMEVTVKGLDRNGQEITITGRELLARALQHEIDHLNGVLFTDIAERVYDRRLDEEGE; encoded by the coding sequence ATGGCAATTCGTATTATTGTAAAAGAACCTGATGAAGTATTGCACAAAAAAGCAAAAGAAGTAACCAAAATTACTCCTAATGTACAAAAACTGCTGACTGATATGGCGGATACCATGTATGACGCAGATGGCGTCGGTCTGGCTGCACCGCAGGTTGGTATACTGAAGCGCGCGATCGTCGTGGATGTAGGAGATGATCATGGTCTAATTGAACTGATCAATCCGGAGATTGTATCCAGCAGCGGAGAACAGTTCGGTTCGGAAGGCTGCCTGAGCATACCTGCACTGAATGGCGAAGTTCGTCGTGCAATGGAAGTGACTGTCAAGGGGCTGGATCGCAACGGACAGGAAATTACCATTACCGGACGTGAACTGCTCGCACGTGCGCTGCAGCATGAGATCGATCATCTGAACGGTGTACTGTTTACCGATATTGCCGAGCGTGTCTATGACCGCAGACTGGACGAGGAAGGAGAATAA
- the dapF gene encoding diaminopimelate epimerase, translated as MEFTKMNGLGNDFIVVYGEPSLPANAAELAIRHCNRYFGIGADGLVFILPSARADYMMRIINADGSEAEQCGNAIRCVAKYVFDHGLAAGTEIQIETIGAGVQAVTVQAENGKAVTVRVDMGEPVLEAGLIPVAIEGNPVLNQPIEVEGEQFHFTAVSMGNPHCVIYVEDAVSFDLHQWGPQLETHPLFPRKVNVEFTTVQSRDRIDMRVWERGAGPTLACGTGACATLVASVLNGYSDRNAHVSLKGGDLYIEWDESSNHVYMTGPAATVYTGQTLD; from the coding sequence ATGGAATTTACCAAAATGAACGGACTTGGCAATGATTTTATCGTAGTGTACGGCGAGCCTTCTCTGCCCGCCAATGCGGCGGAGCTGGCGATTCGGCACTGCAACCGGTACTTTGGGATTGGTGCAGACGGGCTGGTCTTTATACTGCCTTCAGCCCGGGCGGATTATATGATGCGGATTATTAATGCAGATGGATCGGAAGCAGAGCAGTGCGGCAATGCGATCCGCTGTGTAGCCAAATATGTATTTGACCACGGTCTTGCGGCAGGCACCGAGATTCAGATCGAGACGATTGGTGCTGGCGTACAAGCAGTCACTGTACAGGCAGAGAATGGCAAAGCGGTTACGGTACGTGTCGATATGGGCGAGCCTGTACTGGAAGCCGGTCTGATTCCGGTAGCAATAGAAGGCAATCCGGTGCTCAACCAGCCGATAGAGGTGGAGGGAGAGCAGTTTCATTTTACAGCTGTATCGATGGGGAATCCGCATTGCGTGATCTATGTAGAGGATGCAGTGAGTTTTGATCTGCATCAATGGGGACCGCAGCTGGAGACGCATCCACTGTTTCCACGCAAGGTGAATGTAGAGTTTACCACTGTACAGAGCCGCGACCGGATCGATATGAGAGTCTGGGAACGCGGAGCAGGACCGACGCTTGCCTGTGGTACAGGAGCCTGTGCGACACTCGTGGCTTCGGTGCTGAATGGTTATTCCGACCGTAATGCGCATGTCTCGCTCAAGGGCGGAGACCTGTATATTGAGTGGGATGAGAGCAGTAATCATGTCTATATGACTGGCCCGGCAGCAACGGTATATACCGGACAGACGCTGGATTAA